One window from the genome of Brachyspira sp. SAP_772 encodes:
- a CDS encoding sodium-dependent transporter, translated as MKEREKLGSRLGFILVSAGCAVGMGNVWRFPYITGQYGGGAFVVLYIISIVAFCTIPMIMEFAVGRAGGHDISNSFLKLEKKGQHWHKIGYVQIIGNVLLMLFYTTICGWCLAYFYFTLTGKFTSLGADQIGTFFNGVLGSPSTLVLWMGVSVLIGILICSFGLQNGVERASKFMMISLFALLIVLIIRAVTLDGAVEGLKFYLVPDFNKLFGGGFSGFIAIFYAAIGQAFFSLSVGQGGMAIFGSYIDKKQRLTGEALIVVALDTAVALLAGLLIFPASFAFNVNPGQGAGLTFVTLPNVFNSMPLGRLWGSLFFLFLAMAALTTIIAVFENIYSFAMDKFGLSRKKVSVILFLVVFFGSLPTALGFNVLSHINPFGEGTVILDLLDFIVSNNILPLGALVTLFFCTRKFGWGFDNFLKEVNTGEGVKFPAYLRLYSSYIIPLIILAIFVYEYLNRFVLK; from the coding sequence ATGAAAGAGAGAGAAAAACTTGGCAGCAGATTAGGGTTTATACTTGTTTCGGCTGGTTGTGCTGTAGGTATGGGTAATGTTTGGAGATTTCCTTATATTACAGGTCAATATGGCGGTGGTGCTTTTGTTGTACTTTATATAATATCTATAGTAGCATTTTGTACTATACCTATGATTATGGAGTTTGCTGTAGGAAGAGCCGGCGGACATGATATATCTAATTCTTTTCTAAAACTAGAGAAAAAAGGTCAGCATTGGCACAAGATAGGTTATGTTCAAATTATTGGTAATGTGCTTCTTATGTTATTTTATACTACTATATGCGGTTGGTGTTTAGCTTATTTCTATTTTACTTTAACTGGTAAGTTTACTTCATTAGGTGCGGATCAAATTGGAACTTTCTTTAATGGAGTACTTGGAAGCCCTTCTACTTTAGTTTTGTGGATGGGGGTTAGTGTATTAATAGGTATATTAATTTGTTCTTTTGGTCTTCAAAACGGAGTTGAGAGAGCAAGTAAGTTTATGATGATATCTTTATTTGCTTTGCTTATAGTATTAATAATAAGAGCTGTAACTTTAGACGGTGCTGTTGAGGGTTTAAAATTCTATTTGGTTCCTGATTTCAATAAATTGTTTGGCGGCGGATTTTCTGGTTTTATTGCTATATTTTATGCTGCTATTGGTCAGGCTTTCTTCTCTCTTAGTGTTGGTCAGGGAGGAATGGCTATATTTGGAAGCTATATAGATAAAAAACAAAGATTAACAGGGGAAGCTCTTATAGTAGTTGCATTAGATACAGCAGTAGCTTTACTTGCTGGGCTTTTAATATTCCCTGCTAGTTTTGCTTTTAATGTTAATCCCGGTCAGGGAGCTGGCTTAACTTTTGTTACTTTGCCTAATGTATTTAATTCTATGCCTTTGGGAAGATTATGGGGTTCTTTATTCTTCTTATTTCTTGCTATGGCTGCTCTCACTACTATAATTGCTGTATTTGAAAATATATATTCTTTTGCTATGGATAAGTTTGGATTATCAAGAAAAAAAGTTTCTGTAATATTATTTTTAGTAGTGTTCTTTGGAAGCTTGCCTACTGCTTTAGGTTTTAATGTTTTATCACATATTAATCCTTTTGGCGAGGGTACAGTAATACTTGATTTATTAGACTTTATAGTAAGTAACAATATACTTCCTCTTGGTGCTTTGGTTACTTTATTCTTCTGTACTAGAAAGTTTGGTTGGGGATTTGATAATTTTCTTAAAGAAGTTAATACTGGTGAAGGAGTTAAATTCCCTGCATATTTAAGACTTTACAGCAGTTATATTATACCGCTTATAATACTTGCTATATTTGTTTATGAATATTTAAATAGATTTGTATTGAAGTAA